The Bacteroidota bacterium genome contains a region encoding:
- a CDS encoding family 10 glycosylhydrolase codes for MLRFSFFLFAALVLAACTPAREVAQEMTGPPPRPEVPREFRAAWIATVDNIDWPSRPGLSTAEQQAELRSLLDRLARLNFNAVILQVRPTADAFYASRYEPWSAYLTGQQGIAPEPYYDPLTFAIAEAHKRGLELHAWFNPYRAYHPTNPGELDVSHIQFTNPDVVKAYGDLLWMDPSEPVVQQRSLDVILDVVERYDVDGVHLDDYFYPYPKSDSLGAEIPFPDSTSWARAQATDPALDQGDWRRQSVDGFVERLYREVKAAKPHVKVGISPFGIWRPGYPETVVGFDAYARLYADARRWQQEGWVDYLAPQLYWAIDKEGQRYNELLEWWASQNTAGRHLWPGNYTSRLLFDTWEPAEIVEQIRLTRANGVTDGNIHFSAKVLRDTSSTMGPALMEEVYAGPALIPASPWLDSIAPAAPMLTTERLPDGTMLTMLPGDDEPVWLWVVQQRHGATWDTDVLPAWQQSAYIGKGNECAAEVAVQAVDRLGNASTIRSINRPCDAGTAELLSR; via the coding sequence ATGCTCCGCTTCTCGTTCTTCCTGTTTGCTGCGCTCGTCCTGGCTGCCTGCACGCCTGCGCGGGAGGTGGCGCAGGAAATGACAGGGCCGCCGCCTCGTCCAGAGGTCCCAAGGGAGTTCCGCGCAGCCTGGATCGCCACCGTCGACAACATCGACTGGCCCTCGCGCCCTGGCCTGTCCACCGCCGAGCAGCAGGCCGAGCTGCGAAGCCTTCTGGATCGGCTCGCCCGCCTCAACTTCAACGCCGTCATCCTCCAGGTGCGCCCGACCGCCGATGCGTTCTACGCGTCGCGCTACGAGCCGTGGTCGGCCTACCTCACCGGCCAGCAAGGCATCGCGCCGGAACCATACTACGACCCGCTCACCTTTGCCATCGCCGAGGCCCACAAGCGCGGGCTCGAACTCCACGCGTGGTTCAACCCGTACCGCGCCTACCACCCGACCAACCCGGGCGAACTTGACGTGAGCCACATCCAGTTCACCAACCCGGACGTGGTCAAAGCCTACGGCGACCTGCTCTGGATGGACCCGAGCGAGCCGGTCGTCCAACAGCGCAGCCTCGACGTAATCCTCGATGTCGTCGAGCGCTACGATGTCGATGGCGTCCACCTCGACGACTACTTCTATCCGTATCCCAAGAGCGACTCGCTCGGCGCCGAGATCCCGTTCCCGGACAGCACGAGTTGGGCGCGGGCGCAGGCGACCGACCCGGCGCTCGACCAGGGCGACTGGCGGCGGCAAAGCGTCGATGGCTTCGTCGAGCGGCTCTACCGTGAAGTCAAGGCCGCCAAGCCGCACGTGAAGGTCGGTATCAGTCCGTTCGGGATATGGCGGCCCGGCTACCCTGAGACGGTCGTGGGCTTCGATGCCTACGCGCGGCTCTACGCCGACGCGCGACGTTGGCAACAGGAAGGCTGGGTGGACTACCTCGCGCCGCAGCTATACTGGGCGATCGACAAAGAGGGACAGCGCTACAACGAACTGCTCGAATGGTGGGCGTCGCAGAACACGGCGGGCCGGCACCTATGGCCTGGCAACTACACGAGCCGCCTGCTCTTTGACACGTGGGAGCCAGCCGAGATTGTGGAGCAAATCCGCCTGACGCGCGCGAATGGCGTCACAGACGGCAACATCCATTTTAGCGCAAAGGTGCTCCGGGACACGTCGAGCACGATGGGGCCCGCCCTCATGGAGGAGGTCTATGCGGGGCCGGCGCTGATCCCAGCGTCGCCGTGGCTCGACAGCATCGCTCCGGCGGCACCGATGCTCACCACAGAGCGCCTCCCCGATGGCACGATGCTGACGATGCTGCCGGGTGACGATGAGCCGGTATGGCTTTGGGTCGTCCAGCAACGCCACGGCGCGACGTGGGACACCGACGTGCTGCCCGCCTGGCAACAATCCGCCTATATCGGCAAGGGCAATGAGTGCGCCGCTGAAGTTGCCGTGCAAGCCGTGGACCGCCTCGGCAACGCGAGCACGATCCGCTCGATCAACCGGCCGTGCGACGCCGGTACGGCCGAGTTGCTGTCACGTTGA